GCCCCGCATAAAATGTACTATAGATGTTTATAAaactatctttttaatttttatttgattacttAAAGCAACTATATTACTACTAATATTCAAGCTAGGATCACATTAATGTTATCTTTTATATACggtatttaaaatctcttttccACCTCTTCAAACTCCTTCATGCGTTAagccttgactctcttattctctcctcctcTGCTCCCTTCTCACTCTTGATGTCCTTTCTCCTAACCACCTCATCTACcctccttccttcctcgtgcatccttctcactctatccatttgcaatccattcgttctaaaatacctctCCTTTCCCACCTCCACCTTCCCACCGCTACATCTGTTCTGCTTTTTCCAGCAACACTACCAAACCATCTTAattccccctcttccaaaaatagCTCCTCATATTTATGCGCTCGAATCCCTGTTATAATGCTTAAACTAAATAAACACACATACCTCATCCCCACATTTGCCCtcctcactctctcttttatatggccATCCACTTCCCCATTCCTCCGAAAATTGAAGCccagttagaaaaaatattttacctccTGTACTCCTTTTTCGTTCCACTTCCACTCCTTTCCCTTATATCTCTCACCACCTATCCTAAACAccataaatttcaacttttccgCATTTAACTTTATCCTATTTGTACCTAAGTATCTTCTAAGCCTTCTCATCATCCTCTTTAAGGCCAGTTTGCTCTTTGCTCGCAGCaatatgtcatctgcatatgcgagtgactatatcctgactcctcctacgcTAAGTTCTCCTATCACTCCAGCCACTATCTCACTTTCCATATCCgccattaaaattacaaaaagcgctgggctaagcgggcacccttgcctcaacccctgACCCATTCAGAAAACCTTCAAGATTCGCTCCCCTCccctcaccctatctttcgtctcctcatataccttaACTATCCTCTCGATTAGGCCTCTCTACACTCCTCCCGTCTCTTTGATCGACTCCCCCAACCTCCCCCTATCCGCCGTAGAAAACGCGCCTTTTGGGTCTACAAAAAAAGCGTACACTTTCGCATTCTTTTTAGGTAATTCGCTATCCACCACGCGCTGCATGACGTAAATATTGTAGATAGTAATTCTTCCCTCCTTAAAACCCACCTGCTATTCCGCCAATATTCCTTTTCCCTCAACATTCATCCGAAACCTATCTGTCAGCatcatcgcgtatattttgtacgccttATTCACTAGCGTGATTCCTCGATCAGTTTTCTATCTCCCTCTATTCCGCTTTTATAAAGTGATATAATCAACCCCTCCCTTCTCCCTCTTGGGAATCTAGCCTTCCTTCATACTTTTAACTACCTCCTTCAGCCTTTTTCTTACATCGTGTGTACCAAACatccacgcttcgttctctaacCCGTTTACCCCTACTGCTAGCTACCTCCCTTGTTCCTTTAATATCCTTATGTCTTTTCTGTGTATCTAATCcctaaaatgcatctttaaaaaatGCCCTAGATTCCTCAATCCTTATCTTATCACTCATCCTCATcatacgtttcctaaacctattaattatcttccaggCGTCCCCTTCTCTCTTACAGTTTTTCAATTCCTCTTCCAGGTCTTTTTTCTTTtgctgctctttcttcttacacataaCCCTAAATTCCTACCAAATTTTCACGTACCTCTCCCTTTTTGCAGTACCTTTCTTCTACTTCCTTTTCACTTTTCTCTTCATCAGTATACATTCCCTGTTCAACCACGACTTTACCATTCCTATCTCCTTCTTTCTGAATACCTTATTTTGCACACACCCTTTTACTTTCTCTTTCggatcctcccatatctcttcAACCCACAACCCCCATAGCTTACCATTCCCAACTGCTCCTAATACTTCTTTATTGCCTTCCTCGTCGATGGCACCGTCTCCCCACCTTGCCTTCCGCCACCTTCCCCTTTTATTCATAAACCTAATGGCCCATGGTCTGATTCCAGCCTTTCTTTCACTGTGAATTTCTCTTTCTCCTTCAAGCCTTtcatattcatgatcacataaTCTATCACCGATACCcgatcttactcacatacgtgtattttcCCTCTTCGTCCATTATTACTCCGTCCCATTTCTTTCTCTCTACGCACGTTTCTACCAGTCCCACACCactaaattcctgaatatacctccaggtATCCTTATCTATTTTCCAATACCCCTGCTATGTTTCAGTACAgcttaagttaaatattaaatatttaaaataagacaTTCAAAATTATAACCGTTTTAAAGTAGTAGCCTGTAGAATGATATAAATTAgatttagaagtttcaaagatttttaaatctttgacgtGGATCGTTTAGCTTTTAACAATTCCAAAATTAGTTTTAGGCTAAACATATGCATAAATAACAAAATGGCTAAATTTTTATACAGAGGTAAATCTTCAAgtcaaaaaatataagtattcagaagaaagtaaaatttgcagCCAAAGACTTTTCTAcgagaattcaattttcataaaaataataagattcacgaaaaaatacttgattttttacgaaatagttaaattttgaacctaaaagaaTAGACATGatcccaaagatgaattttcaattgacaaaatgaatgttcaacaaaacaacaacattttttaccaaaaagatgacattgaaacaaaatgaattttcaactaaaatataaaaaattatcaacaaaataattgagttttcatttgaaagaaaaaacgtttttgagaaaaaaaacaacTAGGTTTCTATCATTACCTGGCGCTTGGCTTTAAAAATGATCAAtgccaaaaattacgaatttttgaacatttattaggtccaaaaatattttaatttttaacgatctactttttaagattttatagtatttgagACTTCTAATtctgttctattttatttgataGCATACTACCTTAAAACTGCTATggttttgaatgtttaatttcaaatattcaatccACTCGTAATTCAGTCAATTTCAAGTAAGTTAGGCAATACAGGTAATAAACGTCAAATACAAAGTTGTTCAAGTAAATCAAAGTAATTTGCATAGGTAATCCAAATagtctccttgtttaaaaattgagctactttgtgaaatattattctactttctagaaaatttaactatattatcttaaaatcgttttttagacttaatttttttaactaaaaattcaactatttgtttgaacattcatgcattttgttaaaaaattgtcttaaaaaaattGGCTTCAAGATTTcgttttctttgttaaatttttttttttaattataattataattattaaattgttcattataaattaataatattcagttcaagattcaactacttgtttgaaaattagtttattttaataacaattggtcttttttggtaaaaaaactaatcttctgagaaaaaatttcactattctataGAAAggtcgttttttgttgttaacaattttaaaaatctatttttgttcaaaaaaattatcttttctatttaaaataatccTTTAAAAGACATGTAGTTTCTTCGAAGAttgtcttttttgtcaaaaattaatcttcttggttaacaatttttttcaattcaaattttcagttgaaactcaacccacattgttaaaaattaaacaatttttctgaaaagtatCCTCCttcgttgaaaagtcaactgttttgttgaacactcgtctttttggttgagaattgaatctgcttcgttgaaaattcatgtgcttcTGTTGAAATCAACTGTTGTTTTCAGTACTTTGTAaaactaatctattttggttaaaaattaatatttgtgtagaaaatttattcgTTTTGTTGACatgttaatatattttcttgactttaggttcatcattttagttgaaaaattatctaattttttgaaaactaatctacTGTCAAATCTTGATTTAGTGAATCTTGAATTAAGTGTTTCCGAGAATTGTGGTCGCATGGCGGGGATCGATAAGATGTGTTGCGGGAGATGTGCGGTGTTCATTCAGGCGTGAAAACCGACTCTAATGCCATATTtgactgtattttttttaaatcatcgctttttggtagaaaattaatgttttaactctttggttaaattcGAACTCTGCCTCGGGGTATGTGGGGTGTTTACTCAGACGTGACAAAACAGAAagaaaatcaagaaagaaaaaacagttcCGAGACTCTGTatgtatttttattgataattcaactattttgataaaagttcacatgtgaataaataacaaatttatggAAGGCGGACACTGACAGGTTCAAATTTTTCAGTGATCATATTCTCTACTAACAACTTGTATTGTCCTGGTGGCCAACCCTTCACTCCAAGGCCCTTGACAGCGTAAATTGAACCACCTTCATCAAATCTTTGACGTTGCCCATGTTCATTTACGTGACCATACCACATTGTTGACAcatataaaatatcaaatttaggACCCCCAAAAGTGCATGCGTTGACCCTTTGTGCAGGTATGGGAATAAATCGTAATATGTCATTAATGCGTGGATCAACTTGAATAacctgagaaaaataaaaaataaattatttttatttaaagctccattttttgaaatatttttacaaagattGAAAAATCCTTACTCCGCCACCTTCAAAAAGAGGCACCCAGAGATTACCCTCCCTATCAACTGTCAAACGACGCGGAGATCCCGTCCAACCTTGTTTTGGCCATGTAAGGGTGAGCCCACCGTTGTCTAAAAACATTGATTGAATTATATCTTACATTatgaaaacttacattttaagTGCATATGACCGATTACAACTGAAATCAGGCAGCGTGGTAGAGTACCTCTCACCGatcgtttttaaatcaaaatatgttattaagtattaaaaataagcaaacacatattttttatttctctctaaGATAAACGTTACGGAAGTGATGGTGATTTACAAAATAACCTCGAAATCTGACATCGTCgaacaacatttttcaaattatagctgtttttcggtaaattttcaaattcggttttCTCCGAAAGTCCGTTGTTTTtctgattaatatttttcaggaaaaGTTGTTTAAAAGATCTAAAAGTTACGCTATACAAGAATTTccacttttaatatttataggagtaaaaaaatcaatagtaaatttttcatttattcgtaGTTTTTGTgtggaaagctttaaaataataatttttacttatctattactttttcacataaat
The sequence above is drawn from the Belonocnema kinseyi isolate 2016_QV_RU_SX_M_011 chromosome 7, B_treatae_v1, whole genome shotgun sequence genome and encodes:
- the LOC117176333 gene encoding regucalcin-like yields the protein MFVVGAGKEILLVHWDSRQENRNPKWKAIAIVDEHIPHNILDYGSVDPLGRLVFGTTNLEGLKIGNITSLNRLAQFATHIQAVSSTSGFVWDIHATNPPKFYLVDAARNYGVYTTGFHIKLGRFSDNGGLTLTWPKQGWTGSPRRLTVDREGNLWVPLFEGGGVIQVDPRINDILRFIPIPAQRVNACTFGGPKFDILYVSTMWYGHVNEHGQRQRFDEGGSIYAVKGLGVKGWPPGQYKLLVENMITEKFEPVSVRLP